The proteins below come from a single Panicum hallii strain FIL2 chromosome 7, PHallii_v3.1, whole genome shotgun sequence genomic window:
- the LOC112901618 gene encoding 28 kDa ribonucleoprotein, chloroplastic: MALSLARSPHPAAALPAPRASQFAPPLPPLRSPRRQHRAGLRLRFPGAAAVAASSPPAAAADEQGEKRRKLYVANLPWSLPAPEVEKLFAQCGTVKDVELIKGKDGRNRGFAFVTMSTAEEAAAAVEKLNSHDVMGRLIKVQFSKSLRKPAPPPPPGTIIERHKLYVSNLPWKARAPNVKEFFSKFNPLSANIIFDNGKAAGYGFVSFGTKEEAEAALSELDGKELMGRPIRLQWKESGDDKDEVVKADGEVETVNTEGASVDDASNDGGEDKQE, from the exons ATGGCGCTCTCGCTCGCGCGCAGCCCCCACCCCGCCGCGGCGCTCCCGGCCCCGCGGGCTTCCCAGTTTGCCCCTCCTCTGCCCCCGCTCCGCTCCCCTCGCCGCCAGCACCGGGCGGGCCTCCGCCTCCGCttcccgggcgccgccgccgtcgcggccTCGTCaccccccgcggcggcggcggatgagcAGGGGGAGAAGCGGCGGAAGCTGTACGTGGCCAACCTGCCCTGGTCCCTGCCCGCGCCGGAGGTCGAGAAGCTCTTCGCGCAGTGCGGCACCGTCAAGGACGTCGAG CTGATCAAGGGGAAGGATGGGAGGAACAGGGGGTTCGCGTTCGTGACGATGTcgacggcggaggaggcggcagcCGCCGTGGAGAAGCTGAACTCACAT GATGTAATGGGGCGTTTAATCAAGGTGCAGTTTTCAAAGAGCTTGAGAAAAcccgctccacctcctcctccaggCACCATTATAGAGAGGCACAAGCTTTACGTGTCCAATCTTCCATGGAAAGCGAGAGCTCCCAATGTCAAGGAATTCTTCTCAAAATTTAACCCGCTTTCTGCTAACATTATCTTCGATAATGGAAAAGCAGCTGGCTACGGTTTTGTTTCCTTTGGGACAAAAGAAGAAGCAGAGGCTGCTCTCAGTGAGCTTGATGGAAAG GAACTTATGGGAAGACCTATTCGTTTGCAATGGAAGGAAAGTGGCGATGATAAGGATGAGGTTGTAAAAGCTGACGGTGAAGTTGAAACTGTAAATACTGAAGGAGCAAGTGTGGATGATGCCAGCAATGATGGAGGTGAAGATAAACAGGAATAG